The nucleotide window CTCCTATTGGACCATCAGATACTTCCCACCGTAACTTCTGTTGTAACGGATGCTTGTCTACGCGGGGCCTGCTCGGGCGATTCCAACTCCCGCCTCCAGCCTGTCCCATACAACGCCAACCAGCTGCGCGAAGACTTGTACCCGGCTCAGTAGTAAGAATATATGTTACTAATCGCCGATATCCCATCGCCCGTGTTGCCCGCCATGCCGCTGCATAAAGGGCGGAACAAGCGTTTTTACATCCATCTGTAGCCAGCCGTCTAACTTCCAAAGTCCATCCATCATCAAGTACCCGTGATACTGGCCTCCCTATTATGGCCACACCCCGGATATTGTTTTTCTCATCAGCTACTGCGATAGAAAATTTATGTCCTTTAACTGGTCCATGATGACGATGGTATTGCTTGATAAAAGCGTTAGCCTCATCAAGTGTGCAGGGTACTATTATGAGTTTTGGTTGTCGGTTCATGTTAGCACCACCAATCTA belongs to Moorella humiferrea and includes:
- a CDS encoding XF1762 family protein → MNRQPKLIIVPCTLDEANAFIKQYHRHHGPVKGHKFSIAVADEKNNIRGVAIIGRPVSRVLDDGWTLEVRRLATDGCKNACSALYAAAWRATRAMGYRRLVTYILTTEPGTSLRAAGWRCMGQAGGGSWNRPSRPRVDKHPLQQKLRWEVSDGPIGDLLLPEEGGGVNG